The following are from one region of the Siniperca chuatsi isolate FFG_IHB_CAS linkage group LG21, ASM2008510v1, whole genome shotgun sequence genome:
- the LOC122868479 gene encoding LOW QUALITY PROTEIN: uncharacterized protein LOC122868479 (The sequence of the model RefSeq protein was modified relative to this genomic sequence to represent the inferred CDS: deleted 1 base in 1 codon) encodes MMDYRTGLLLLTLCWAGVDGQTLTESEPVVKRPGESHRLTCTASGFMFSSYYMSWVRQAPGKGLEWIAFISTASTPIYYSQSVQGRFTISRDDSSSKLYLQMNSLKTEDTAVYYCAREDQNWDAFDYWGKGTMVTVSSATSTRPTVFPLKQCGSGTGDMVTLGCLATGFTPSSLTYAWSKNGAALTDFIQYPPVQKGNVYTGVSQIRVRRLDWDARESFRCAVTHPAGNGQADFRKPSQRVVSPNITLHPVWEGEFGASPVRLICTLSGFFPDKLNVKWQRDNRALDGQIQRKLQSVEGVEKTFSLSSEIEPNKKEWADGSSFTCTSIHNNSELKKTISICQIHSSAAPSIHVEIPSFKTVMMSASEVKATCSLRTVFDAKVTWLMDGKLPSRDQVNKVTNTTHLISTLTVSLNQWKRLKLLNCKAEHRCFSSAEKTVKVAGPAVTAPSVEIRRSLPDLLKGNSAVLECDITQLSSSDLYITFQANSVDISDKQYVDLPEAPGLHSVSRRFTVPPSHWKKDTSFTCKVNQGFSSNFESNSTGKIFVDPSVELLLVPSKESGPQRLVCSGWGFDPQIKWFSESQQRSPSTNDISMGADGRVAVTSQLHIPQTEWKTGKGFTCKVSDKSLNKSVRRDISLCSAYSSAAPSIHVEIPSFKTVMMSTSKVKATCLVRTVFDAKVSWLMDGTVSPSNTVSRDTNTTHIISNVTLSSSQWKRLKNITCRAEHDCFSFTEKTVKVAGPAVTAPSVEIRRSLPDLLKGNSAVLECDITQLSSSDLYVTFQANSVDISDKQYVDLPEAPGLHSVSRRFTVPPSHWKKDTSFTCKVNQGFSSNFESNSTGKIFMDPSVELLLVPSKESGPQRLVCSGWGFDPQIKWFSESQQRSPSTNDISMGADGRVAVTSQLHIPQTEWKTGKGFTCKVSDKSLNKSVRRDISLCSAYSSAAPSIHVEIPSFKTVMMSTSEVKATCLVRTVFDAKVSWLMDGTVSPSNTVSRDTNTTHIISNVTLSSSQWKRLKHITCRAEHDCFSFTEKTVKVAGPAVTAPSVEIRRSLPDLLKGNSAVLECDITQLSSSDLYVTFQANSVDISDKQYVDLPEAPGLHSVSRRFTVPPSHWKKDTSFTCKVNQGFSSNFESNSTGKIFVDPSVELLLVPSKESGPQRLVCSGWGFDPQIKWFSESQQRSPSTNDISMGVDGRVAVTSQLHIPQTEWKTGKGFTCKVSDKSLNKTVEKEISLCSVTPASSQIVGVYVQGPPLQELQSQGQVTVTCLLIGPSLNDFSIHWKVGGIKYSLNVHTEPPVSHSNGTESLRSFLNVSAEDWHAYKQVSCEGKHRCSNQGYEDHISKSRATEPYSEPSATLLQSSDELVCLVFGFSPASINITWFDDTKELLDYNTSEPHRGPNGKFSIQSHLRLSQVNWLPGAVLTCRVTHANTTQSLKIAKPDILEDCLFFDDIMHAHVSQDIDVENWYMAFTFLLFFLISIIYGVLATVIKTK; translated from the exons AACTGGGATGCTTTCGACTACTGGGGAAAAGGCACTATGGTCACAGTGTCATCAG CCACTTCAACTAGACCGACTGTGTTTCCTCTGAAGCAATGTGGTTCTGGGACTGGAGACATGGTCACTCTTGGCTGCCTTGCCACCGGCTTCACACCTTCCTCACTGACCTACGCATGGAGCAAAAACGGGGCGGCCTTGACGGACTTCATTCAGTACCCTCCAGTACAGAAAGGCAACGTTTATACGGGAGTCAGTCAAATCCGAGTGAGGAGACTGGACTGGGACGCCAGGGAGTCTTTCCGATGTGCTGTGACACATCCAGCAGGAAATGGACAGGCTGATTTCAGAAAACCAA GCCAGCGGGTTGTCTCACCAAACATCACATTACACCCTGTCTGGGAAGGTGAATTCGGAGCCTCACCAGTCAGACTCATCTGCACCCTAAGTGGCTTCTTTCCAGACAAACTGAATGTGAAGTGGCAACGGGACAACAGAGCTCTAGACGGGCAAATCCAAAGGAAGCTGCAGAGTGTGGAGGGAGTGGAGAAAACCTTCAGTCTAAGCAGTGAGATTGAGCCAAATAAGAAAGAGTGGGCAGATGGCTCAAGTTTTACATGCACGTCCATTCACAACAacagtgaattaaaaaaaacaataagtaTTTGTCAAA TCCATTCAAGCGCCGCTCCTTCCATTCATGTGGAGATTCCCAGCTTCAAGACAGTAATGATGTCAGCGTCTGAGGTGAAGGCAACATGTTCCCTCCGCACCGTGTTTGACGCCAAGGTGACCTGGCTGATGGATGGGAAACTTCCATCCAGAGACCAAGTGAACAAGGTCACAAACACAACTCATTTAATAAGCACTCTGACGGTTTCCTTG AATCAGTGGAAACGACTGAAGCTTCTAAACTGTAAAGCTGAACATCGCTGCTTCTCATCCGCTGAAAAGACCGTAAAAGTCGCAG GGCCTGCAGTTACAGCTCCATCAGTGGAGATCAGGAGATCGCTCCCAGATTTGCTGAAGGGAAACAGTGCTGTGCTGGAGTGTGACATCACACAACTCTCCTCCAGTGACCTCTACATCACCTTTCAGGCCAACAGTGTTGATATTTCTGACAAACAGTATGTTGATCTCCCTGAAGCCCCAGGCCTCCATTCGGTCAGTAGACGCTTCACTGTCCCTCCAAGTCACTGGAAGAAAGACACAAGTTTCACCTGCAAAGTGAATCAAGGCTTCTCCAGCAACTTTGAGTCAAACTCCACTGGCAAAATCTTTG TGGACCCATCAGTGGAGCTCCTTCTGGTCCCCAGTAAAGAGTCAGGACCACAGAGGCTCGTTTGCTCTGGATGGGGCTTCGACCCTCAAATTAAATGGTTTTCTGAGTCTCAGCAAAGATCTCCATCAACTAATGACATCAGCATGGGTGCAGATGGACGTGTGGCAGTAACCAGTCAACTTCATATCCCCCAAACAGAGTGGAAAACAGGGAAGGGCTTCACTTGCAAAGTGTCTGACAAGTCTCTGAACAAAAGTGTCAGAAGGGACATCAGCCTCTGCTCag CTTATTCAAGCGCCGCTCCTTCCATTCATGTGGAGATTCCCAGCTTCAAGACAGTAATGATGTCAACGTCTAAGGTGAAGGCAACATGTTTGGTCCGCACTGTATTTGATGCCAAGGTGAGCTGGCTGATGGATGGGACAGTCTCTCCCAGTAACACAGTGAGCcgggacacaaacacaactcataTAATCAGTAATGTAACGCTTTCGTCAAGCCAGTGGAAACGACTGAAGAATATAACATGCAGAGCAGAACATGACTGCTTCTCATTCACTGAAAAGACCGTAAAAGTCGCAG GGCCTGCAGTTACAGCTCCATCAGTGGAGATCAGGAGATCGCTCCCAGATTTGCTGAAGGGAAACAGTGCTGTGCTGGAGTGTGACATCACACAACTCTCCTCCAGTGACCTCTACGTCACCTTTCAGGCCAACAGTGTTGATATTTCTGACAAACAGTATGTTGATCTCCCTGAAGCCCCAGGCCTGCATTCGGTCAGTAGACGCTTCACTGTCCCTCCAAGTCACTGGAAGAAAGACACAAGTTTCACCTGCAAAGTGAATCAAGGCTTCTCCAGCAACTTTGAGTCAAACTCTACTGGCAAAATTTTTA TGGACCCATCAGTGGAGCTCCTTCTGGTCCCCAGTAAAGAGTCAGGACCACAGAGGCTCGTTTGCTCTGGATGGGGCTTCGACCCTCAAATTAAATGGTTTTCTGAGTCTCAGCAAAGATCTCCATCAACTAATGACATCAGCATGGGTGCAGATGGACGTGTGGCAGTAACCAGTCAACTTCATATCCCCCAAACAGAGTGGAAAACAGGGAAGGGCTTCACTTGCAAAGTGTCTGACAAGTCTCTGAACAAAAGTGTCAGAAGGGACATCAGCCTCTGCTCag CTTATTCAAGCGCCGCTCCTTCCATTCATGTGGAGATTCCCAGCTTCAAGACAGTAATGATGTCAACGTCTGAGGTGAAGGCAACATGTTTGGTCCGCACTGTATTTGATGCCAAGGTGAGCTGGCTGATGGATGGGACAGTCTCTCCCAGTAACACAGTGAGCcgggacacaaacacaactcataTAATCAGTAATGTAACGCTTTCGTCAAGCCAGTGGAAACGACTGAAGCATATAACATGCAGAGCAGAACATGACTGCTTCTCATTCACTGAAAAGACCGTAAAAGTCGCAG GGCCTGCAGTTACAGCTCCATCAGTGGAGATCAGGAGATCGCTCCCAGATTTGCTGAAGGGAAACAGTGCTGTGCTGGAGTGTGACATCACACAACTCTCCTCCAGTGACCTCTACGTCACCTTTCAGGCCAACAGTGTTGATATTTCTGACAAACAGTATGTTGATCTCCCTGAAGCCCCAGGCCTGCATTCGGTCAGTAGACGCTTCACTGTCCCTCCAAGTCACTGGAAGAAAGACACAAGTTTCACCTGCAAAGTGAATCAAGGCTTCTCCAGCAACTTTGAGTCAAACTCTACTGGCAAAATTTTTG TGGACCCATCAGTGGAGCTCCTTCTGGTCCCCAGTAAAGAATCAGGACCACAGAGGCTCGTTTGCTCTGGATGGGGCTTCGACCCTCAAATTAAATGGTTTTCTGAGTCTCAGCAAAGATCTCCATCAACTAATGACATCAGCATGGGTGTAGATGGACGTGTGGCAGTAACCAGTCAACTTCATATCCCCCAAACAGAGTGGAAAACAGGGAAGGGCTTCACTTGCAAAGTGTCTGACAAGTCTCTGAACAAAACAGTTGAAAAGGAAATCAGCCTCTGTTCAG taaCTCCAGCATCATCTCAGATAGTTGGCGTATACGTTCAGGGACCACCACTCCAGGAGCTTCAGAGCCAGGGACAGGTGACTGTCACCTGTCTTCTGATCGGCCCTTCTCTTAATGATTTCTCCATCCACTGGAAAGTAGGTGGGATCAAATATTCTCTCAATGTCCACACGGAGCCACCAGTGAGTCACAGCAATGGGACAGAGTCTTTGCGGAGCTTCCTCAATGTGTCAGCGGAGGACTGGCATGCATATAAACAAGTGTCTTGTGAGGGAAAGCACCGATGTTCCAACCAGGGCTACGAGGACCATATAAGCAAAAGCAGAG CCACAGAGCCCTACAGTGAACCTTCAGCCACCTTGCTCCAGTCCTCTGATGAACTTGTGTGCCTGGTCTTTGGCTTCAGCCCTGCATCCATTAACATCACTTGGTTTGATGACACCAAGGAACTGTTGGACTACAACACTAGTGAACCCCACAGAGGCCCAAACGGAAAGTTCAGCATCCAAAGCCACCTCCGTCTGTCCCAAGTCAACTGGTTACCTGGGGCAGTCCTCACCTGCCGGGTGACACATGCAAACACCACCCAATCCCTGAAAATAGCTAAACCAG ATATCTTGGAGGACTGTCTTTTCTTCGATGACATCATGCATGCTCATGTGAGCCAAGACATCGATGTGGAAAACTGGTATATGGCTTTcactttcctcctttttttcctcatctccaTCATCTATGGTGTCTTGGCTACCGTGATTAAG ACTAAATGA